CTGGACTGCCAGTCCAGTCTCCACGCTTCCCACACCTCTCCCCCGCCACTGTCCCTGATACCAACCTCATACTGGAAACAATGAGCACTTTCCACCACACTGTGTGCATTTCAAAAGAGAGAGGAAAGCTCAAGAACAAGTTGATCACTGAGTCCAGGGAACTATACTTAACAATGTGTTGTACCTGTCAATTTCAAAAGTACAGGAGCTTTACTTTCCATTTAAAAGattagaggcagctttactccgTATCAGGCTGTAGGGTCTAGGtccaaagcatcagccttcctgctcctctggtactgcttggcctgctgcgttcatccagcaatacaccttgttatatcagattttccagcatctgcagttcctgctatctcaggatATACTGTGCCTGTCTCGGTAATGTTTGGTTGGGTCAGTGTAGAGATTGCTTTAAGCTATGTCTAACTCTATGTTGTACTGGTCCTACAACTGTTTGATGGGGGGTATTGTTCACAGAGTTTTACTCTGTCTCTAACTCCATGATGTACCTGTTTTCTGAGCGATTGCTGGGGGCAATGTAGGGACTGCTTTTCTCTGCATCTAACCCTTCCTTTACCtgccttgggagtgtttgatgtgacAGCGTAGAgcaagctttactctgtatctaaccctgtgttaTACCTGTCTGGGGAGGTTTATTTTtaatgggggacagtgtagagattGGTTTTCTCTGTATCTAGCCTATTCTGTCCCTGTCCTAGGAGTGTTTAAAGACTCAATGTTGAGGGCACTTCACTTTCAGTTGAAAAAAATACAGGCAGCTTTAATCTGTAGCAAGCACCATGAAGTCCCtgccctggcagtgtttgatgtgGGTGTAAATgtagctttactttcagtttaaaaaaatggaGGGAGCTTAACTCTGTAACTATTACCTTACTGCATCTGTCTTTGGAGTGTTTGATTGGGGCAGTGTCAAGGAGGCTTTACTTTCAATTTTAAGAGAATAAAGGTGGCTTTATACTACATGTAACACTGCGCTGTACCCAttcggggagtgtttgatgtgggtaGTATCAAGATAACATTACTTCTATCTAGCCTGTGCTGTCTCTGTCCGGGGAGTGTTGATGGAGACGATGTAGCTTTACTCTACAGCTGCTAACCCCTCGCTGCATTTTTCCTGAAACTGATCAATGGGGACAGTCTTGAGGAAGCTTTACTACATGTAGGACCTTTCCTAGGATTATTTGATAGGGACAATGTAGAAAGAGTTTTACTCTaaatctaaccctgtgctgtacccTTCCTTGGAGTATTTGACGGGGACAATGTCGAAGTTTTGCTCTTTACCCAAAATGTGCCATTGCCTTCTCTGATTCCAGGAGGAACCCGTACATGCACAACAATCAGTACGATGCCCATATGCCCAAGCTGGCCCACCCGCCTGAGCTGGTGCTTGGTCTACTGTTGTTAGTCTTTTACATAAGCGATTGGAATGAGATTATAGGAAGCGTGGTTTATAAGTGTGTGGAAGGCACTACAATTGGTAATCCAGTGGACATtgaggaaggttatctcagagtgcagtgggatcttgatcagttggatcaatgggctaaggagtagcagatggagtttaatttagacaaacgTGGGGCGTTTCAATTTGGTAAGGAAAACCAGGGGAGGACTTACACATTTTATGGTAGGGCGCTGggaaatgttgtcaaacagaggtaccgaggggtgcaggtacacagttccttgaaaatgatgCCCCAGATGTTCTCCAAGCTTGTGACCACACTTGGTGACCCTAGTAGTGTCCTTAGATATTGTGCCTGACGATGCCTCACAAATATTGACCCTAATGGCAATCCCAGATGTTAACACTAACGCTGAGCCTCTAATTGTTGACGCTCATGGTGCTCCCAGATGTTCTCTGGGTGATGCCCTCCATGCATACCCTTCCCCAATTGTACTCCCCCGGTGCAAACCCTGATCCTGTGCTTCCTGGATATGAAATGTGGGCTGTGACCCTGCCAAGAAAGGCATGTGGAGCTCTCACCGGCCACGGATGTCCAAGTTGGAGATGGCGTAGAAGTACTTGGAGAGATTGTGGGGGTCGACGCTGGTGGGTCCAGTAGCCGGCCGCAGCAGCCTGACCCGCAGGTTGGTCAGGGTGAAGAAGTCTCTCAGTTCCTTGGTGGTGTCCAGTTGGCCGTACAATGAGGCCATGTCCCCGGGGTGGGGCCCCCCGAACAGGGCCAGGCGCTCCTGGATCTCGAAGCGGACTGTCTTGTCCATCTTCCACACATAGCCCCTGGAGTACTCCTCTGTGCAGATGATGTCCAGCACCGAGGCCGGCCTCAGATCCCGAGCCTTCCTCGGCTCCATCCCGAAGGAGTTGAGGCAGTCGGCTGCATAGAATTGGTAGGGCTGCCAGCTTCGCCCATGGTCCAGAGACTTCTCCAGGACCATCTGCTCCGGCCGGCCTGACTCAAAGGTGATGATGATGTCCTCGGTCAATTCAATGCTCTTCCCCCAGGACAGGGTGATGTTGACCACCAGGGGCCTGGGGAAACTCCTCCAGGACACACTTTGCCAAAAGCTGGTGGGAATCCTGCCTTCATCATCCAGCATCAGCTCAGGAGGGTGGGCCAGCTCAGGTGTGTGAGCATCACACTCATTGTTGCACATGTACGGGTTCTCCTGGAAAAAGAGAGGGCAACAACActggttagatacagagtgaatcTCCCTCTACATGATCCCTCTCAAATACTCCTGTGACAGGGAGAGCAcatggttagatacagagtaaaactccttCTACACTtctccatcaaatactcccagggcaGGTACTGCCTGGAGTTAGGTACATTGTCTCCATCAAATAGaattaactccacagaggccaatatctcatcaccaagtcaccctttatttacacatagaaACTCCTTGTCACTGATCCTCCAATCcagatctcagagtgaacagaacctctggtactcctgtttacatctgtcagccagggctctctgatttgaccagattaatagccctaGTCATGGAATTTATACTCTTGAGGTCTGTCTGGCTGTACTTGTTACAGTCACTGCACTCCCAGGACAGATAGCACAAGGTTcaatacagaataaagctctgCTACACAATCTCCCATGAAATACTACTGGAACAGAGATGTCACAGTGTTAGCGGCAGATTGATTCTCCTTTCTGCACTGCCCCTCCCCCCTGTCAAACAACCCCAGCGCAGGTACAGCATGTGGTTAGATACAACGTAAAACTCCCTTCTACGCtcttcccatcaaacactcccagggcacgTACAGCACAAGCCTTGATAAAGAGTAAATCTCTTTCGACATAGTCCCGATCAAACATTCTCCCGAAAGTTACAAGCGCAGAATTAGATGTAGGGTAAATCTCCCTCTGCAATGTTCCTGTCAAATGCTTccaagaaagttacagcacagggtTTGCTACATTACACTAAATGCAACACTAAAGCAGTCCACTCTCCTTTTTAAATGATCACACAGTTCCCTGTATTCTGATGGATTCTGTAAAAACTGGCTGTTCCCAGCAATCAAACAAGTTAAAGCATGCACTGAAGAAGGACAGTGTAGCAATATACTGGGATGATCAAGATTAATGAATCTACAATAGTCACAGCATCATCTAAAGGGATCAACAAAAGCTGTCTAATGGCAAAGGTTATTTTTAGTTTTCCGTGTAAATCAAATTGAGCGAATATTGATAATAGAATCCTCAAGCTATTTAGAGTATAAATGAATAATTGAATAACAGCGATGTTAAATGGTCTTGATTGTTGTTTTCTCGGTACATCATTAACAGCACCATGTTCCAGCTCTACAACAGAAGCTTGAATGACAGGATGCAGTTGAGACAGTGCTGTTTCTCAAGAGTCAGCTCATGTTCATAGTTCAAAAACTGGGATTACTCTCGTTCCCTGACCGTGACAGCATTTATCGACAGTACTTACTGCTTCCCTTGCACCAGCTCCATATCACACCCAGACTCCATGATGCCAATGACCTCCCTGGCAGCATCCCACTTTCCAGTTTCTGTAAACTTTAGTTCATCTAAAACTCTTACCTTCACTCACACCTAGGCCCATTCCATTATCGCCCATTGCAGTCACTGACAAATATTGGCTCCCATTCCAGCAACAACTCCATTTACAAACATTCACCCTTCTTTTCATATCCCTCTATGACCTCAACTCCTTACCTTTTAACTCATCCCACTCTCCCCGGATATCTCCATGCTCCTCCAATTACAACCTCATGAGAATTCCCAATTTAAATGCTCCAGCATTGCAGACTATGATTTCAGCCAACAGGGCCCTAAATTCTGCAATTCTCTCACAAAACATTTCCTACTTTCTATTCCTTTAATATTTCTTACAGCCCATGTGCTTGACAGATCACCTGTCCTGATATCTCCTTAAGTGACTCAGTGTCAATTTTGGTCTGATTTAATCTCACTGAAACACCTTGGGGATGTTTCACTGAGttaatggtgctatataaatacaagctgtTATTGTTGAAACAGACATTAAATATCACAATCCAACccaggcgcgcgcgcacacacacacacatacacacacacacacacacacagactcaacaGGTTCCTGCACTGCGTGTTTGCATCAAAATAGGAAGAGAGTGGAGAACTAGAGTGTAAACACAGCATCTTCTCAATCCTTGTTACTGCAACAAATCCACTCACCCGttgatgtttatttcagaaagttaagtgctgttatcttggatttgcAATGTGTCGTATGACTAAGATCCTGCTTTCCTTACTAACTAAACCATTCACTATCAGCACGCTTCATTCCCCTGGTTAATGATGTTCCTTTAGTGAATTACTAAAAACAGAAGCTATTGGCTCTGTAATGTTCACTGCTAGAAAAATCATGTCACATCCCCATCATGAGTAATCTGATACTTTTCTTTAACttaatttatgtagcaccttgaACATGTCCTGAATCACTTTGTAGGAACATCAATCCGGAAAAGACTGACACTGAGCTATGTAATGGGATAGTAGTACTGGTGAACaagaagaaagagaaaggagaagggagaggggagaagctgtaaaacattttgtgaagttCTGTGGTGATGAAAGAGGGAGTGGATATTAATTTGTGGATattattttattaactttttttcATGAAATCACAAGATGTTAGCATCACTAATGAGGCCAATATTTGTTTCtgtatagtgtggaagcaggtgattcagcctattgagttcaCACTGGTTCTTTGAAGATTGTACCCCACTGCTCACCCTAACCTTCTAACAGTGCATtttccttggctaatccacctggcctgtgcATCCTTGACACCATGGGAAATTtggcactgccaatccacctaatctacatatctttGTGACtctgggagaaaaccggagcacccagaggaaacccatgcagatacatgGTGAATGTGCAAAAtctacacagtcacctgagggtgtaatcaaacccaggtgcctgaCACTGTAAGGCCGCAGAGCCACTATGCCAGCCAACAGTTGttgttcatccttaattgcctttgtGAAGGTGCTGCTGATCTGCTTCCCAGCACCACTGCAATCCACAGAGTGTAAGGACACCTCCTCTACTGTTAGGAAGGCACATCATTGATTttggcactgaaggaatggcaatgtatttccaaagcagaatggTGTATGAcctggagaagaacttgcaagtgatttttgttttaatccttTCCAACCCTACATGCAGTCTAAGCCTTTATCAATAGGCATCATTCACTGTAAGAAGAACAGCTTACTCACAAGGCACTTGCCCCTTCAGACAGCTACATGGATCTACATcggatttacagcacagaaacacacaggacAGTTCCACGTGATTTGTGCACAGGACGCATAACATTGTTAGAGAGGCAATAGGCTACTGGCATTTTCACTAGACTTTTAATCCAGGAAGcgcaactaatgttctggggacctgggttcaaatcctgctatgacagatggtggaatttgcattcaactAAAAAAAGCTCTGCAATGATAACTATTGTCAAATGTCCAAAAAAGTTGATTGGTTTATAAATGCCCTATAGAGAAGAATATCTGTCAtactcacctgatctggcctacatgtgactccagacccactgcaatgtggttgacttttaattgctctctgggcagttgggatgcacaataaatgctggcttagccagaaaCACCCAtatcctatgagtgaataaagaaaaatacagGTTGCCTTTGCATTATAACAGCAAAACATTATTTTCTGTTATCCCTCACATGTTTATCTGGTTTCCTCTTAAACATATCTATGTtatccccgcccccaccccccaacccaacTCTCTCTGGTAAGAACTTTGAACTTCTTATCATTGTCTGGGATTTTCTTTTCCCCCGCATTCCCATGGGTTTTGAGCCATTATCTTTCATTGGTCTGCCCTAtgaacagggaaaaaaaaatctctcatcAGCCACCTCATTCTATTATCCATCCTCAGCTGCTCTCTTCCATCATAAATTCAAAAGGGGAAATGTTCACAAATttctgcacaatattcagcactatttgcaactcctcagaagCTGAAGAGGTCCATGTTCAACTTGCAACAGGGCCTGGAAAATTTCCAGGCTTGGAATGgtgagtggcaagtaacattcatgccacacaaatgcgaGGAAATagtcatctccaataagagacaatctaaccaccgccccttgacattcaatgacatttccATCGCTGCATATCCCactaatcaacatcctgggggttacaattgaccagaaactcagctgggaTCAGCATATAAAGTCAGTGGTTTCAAGAGCACGTCAGTGGCTATGAATATTGCAGGAAGTAGctcctgactccctgaagcctgtccaccacctacaaggcacatgtcaggtatgtgatgaaatactccgcatttcctggatgggtgcatctccaaaaacactcaagatcCTTGACAGCATTGAaaccaaagcagcccacttgattggcaccacacccacaagacAGTGTTAAGTTCTtaagagtgacgataactgataatatgtcctgggcttcccacgtagatgtgcttgtcaagaaagcacaacagcgTCTCTTCATCCTCAAGCAGCtcagaaaattcagcatgtccgtaAGGATACTCGCCAACTTTTTAAGACACGCCACAGAGAGCATACTATATGTGTGCATAATGGCCTGCTGTTCCCAGTACCATAAGAAGCTACAGATAATTGTGTCCCAATCTTGTCCATCATAGAAGCCATCCATCCACGGGCTCCATTTCCACTtcttgttgctgtggaaaggctgccaacatcatcaaaggcctgTCTcatcctggtaatgatctcctccaactGCTTCCATCAGgtgatacagaagcttgaacacaggTACCAACAattcttcttgaacagcttcttcactgtcattattaaactgatgaataggctctctaacttcaaataatgttgatcttgctgatGTTTATTTTGCTTTATGCAGCTCCTGTGCAATGTTTGCCTCACTGTCTAagtaccctatgatctgtatgtccttgcttactgtgatctgcctgtactgcactcaaatgaagcttttcactttacttacctgacaataaatcaaatcaaatcaaatcctatTTGTACATCACCGTTGCTGAGTGACAGTGTGTTATCtgtaaaatgcactgcagaaatttgcagaAGATGCTTacacagcaccctccaaaccaacGACTGCTTTGATCGAGAAGATGAGAGTCGTAGATACAATGGAACACTATCACCTCCAAGtcctcctccaagtcattcaccaccCTGACGTGGAAAagtatcgccattccttcattgtgactgagtcaaaatcttggaactgcaAACTACACCGTGGGTCTACCTTCAGAACacggacagcagcagttcaagaaggtaccACCTCTTTACGGGTTACTAGGGAcatgaaataaatgctggctagccagcgatgACCAGGTCCCACAAGAGAATGAAAACGCACCTTCATAATGCTCGGCCTGTCATATATACTATATTGAGTTCAAATCAGCACAGGACAGTCAAATACAGCAGAACATGAAacaggggtgcagaggagggatTGCTAATGAATTAATAAACTGAATGAATCTTCTGGTGAACATAAGATCAAAATTCACCCTAGAACGCTTTAGAATTCCATTTAAAAGTCTTGGTTGAAACCCCGAGTCATACTGACTCTCAGCATGTGGTATAATTTCATGCTATTTTCTAGTGCCATGTGTGGTCAGTGTTAGTTGACCACTGCCACCTTTTTATGGACACTGAATGTCCACATTTACTGTCCAGCCATGGTTtgagcctacatgtgactccagtccaacTGCAATGCAGCTGAATCTTAACTATCCTCTAAAATCACAAAGCGCGTTACCGAACTCGCTATCAGTGGCACAGCATCATCTACTCATGGTGCTGAGAGATGGGAATAAATagcagtgactcccacatcccaagATTGGATTTTCTAAAGGAAGAACAGTTTTATGCCAATATCTTGTGAGGGAGCTCGACAGAAACCTAAGTGCTAGAATTTAATTATGAAGGAGGTGAGCTGACAGAAATGAATGTTTGCGCAAGTTAATGAAACTCAGAACTCCACACCTGGTGTTTGTGTCCAAACATTTCAGACGTGAGAAGACCAGACGGAGGTTTCAGCGAACAGAAAGCATACTAGAGAAAGAATGAGCATCTACAGTAAATCTCCTCCAATCAGTGGTGTAAATCCCATATTATTTCCAGAATGCCGTGTAGGTCAGTCCTTATAGAGCAAAGTCACCTTTCAGTTAGACGCTGAGCTCCCAGTTTAAAAATcctttcattttctgatgaagtgtctcaaTTAAACAATTCTCCCTACCCCCACATCTGCCACCTCGCCCCGACTGATCTCTGTGCTGAACCCAGCCTCACTCAGTCTCAGAGCTGTGAGCAGCTGGTTAGGTAACCCAGGGATTGtatgtgaaaccaaactgaaaaaaaaacttcatcccAGTCTAAGATTTGTGTTCCATCTCTGATCACATTACTAAGAGTGAGGAAAATGAATTAAGGGCTGCCAGTCAGAGCTAACCTCCACTGATGAAAGACAAAATAGATTTTTTGCTGGATAAGCAAATATAAGTTGTGTGGAGGAGCaaaagga
The genomic region above belongs to Stegostoma tigrinum isolate sSteTig4 chromosome 34, sSteTig4.hap1, whole genome shotgun sequence and contains:
- the LOC125446558 gene encoding netrin-G1-like isoform X2 produces the protein MYLSSLLPLHTLYVTLSLSAQHFPSWGHYDLCKTRVHWDQWMSWDYMACQPETTLLTRFLKISLDPPNSTCGETPEMYCTLENPYMCNNECDAHTPELAHPPELMLDDEGRIPTSFWQSVSWRSFPRPLVVNITLSWGKSIELTEDIIITFESGRPEQMVLEKSLDHGRSWQPYQFYAADCLNSFGMEPRKARDLRPASVLDIICTEEYSRGYVWKMDKTVRFEIQERLALFGGPHPGDMASLYGQLDTTKELRDFFTLTNLRVRLLRPATGPTSVDPHNLSKYFYAISNLDIRGRCKCNLHANNCVTKKGKLSCECEHNTTGPDCGRCKKGFHGRRWRAGSYLPIPKGTANIWGVCDNLLTRCENGGVCEENGRCRCPAPYAGLLCEKVQCRKGAGGCVSQSAREPSLHRALLSLTALLTAARGCPLL